The proteins below come from a single Deinococcus radiotolerans genomic window:
- the yidD gene encoding membrane protein insertion efficiency factor YidD: protein MTTLSTLALSSIDVYQRWLSPLKGFRCAHAALFGGESCSAAVQRIIREQGLTGGRAAITARFQTCQQAYGHLSAARAAGGQVQGVCCCGPVPIPFRCG from the coding sequence ATGACCACCTTATCCACCCTCGCCCTGAGCTCCATTGACGTGTACCAGCGCTGGCTCTCTCCTCTCAAGGGCTTCCGGTGCGCGCACGCCGCCCTGTTCGGAGGAGAGTCGTGTTCAGCCGCCGTCCAGCGCATCATCCGTGAGCAGGGGCTGACCGGCGGACGCGCCGCGATCACCGCCAGGTTCCAGACCTGCCAGCAGGCGTACGGGCACCTGTCGGCGGCCCGGGCGGCTGGAGGTCAGGTGCAGGGCGTCTGTTGCTGTGGCCCCGTCCCCATTCCGTTCCGGTGTGGCTAG